One stretch of Apis cerana isolate GH-2021 linkage group LG8, AcerK_1.0, whole genome shotgun sequence DNA includes these proteins:
- the LOC107992508 gene encoding G protein-coupled receptor kinase 1 isoform X3: MHKYLEKKKEVNFDKIFNQMFGYLLFKDYCENVAEEPIPQLRFYEEIKAYEKLECPEERRKLAKEIYDNFIMKELLAHSHEYSSEAVSHVHKYLMKNEVPVNLFEPYIEEIFNHLRAEPFKKFLESEKYTRFCQWKNLELNMQLTMNDFSVHRIIGRGGFGEVYGCRKADTGKMYAMKCLDKKRIKMKQGETLALNERIMLSAVSTGVDCPFIVCMTYAFQTPDKLCFILDLMNGGDLHYHLSQHGVFNEREMKFYAAEVILGLEHMHRRYIVYRDLKPANILLDEHGHVRISDLGLACDFSKKKPHASVGTHGYMAPEVLSKGVTYDSSADWFSFGCMLHKLLKGHSPFRQHKTKDKHEIDHMTLTKNVELPETFSRELRSLLEGLLQRDINNRLGCRGAGADELKEHPFFSGIDWQQVYLQKYTPPLIPPRGEVNAADAFDIGSFDEEDTKGIKLTDADQELYKNFPLTISERWQAEVAETVFETINNEADKLENKKKAKQKQRFDADEKGSDCILHGYIKKLGGPFASAWQTRYAKLYPNRLELHPESTTKPELVFLDQVEEVSADFQHVKGEQCIVVRMRDAKIVLTNPDEISLKEWALSLRSAHKCSMEMLGSMAKKAGKIYGTERDAVIPAMQRSTNGN; the protein is encoded by the exons ATGCACAAATAtctggaaaagaagaaggaagttaacttcgataaaatattcaatcagaTGTTTG GTTACCTCTTATTCAAAGACTACTGCGAGAATGTGGCGGAGGAGCCGATTCCGCAACTTAGGTTTTACGAAGAG ATCAAGGCGTACGAGAAACTCGAATGCCcggaagagaggagaaaactTGCCAAAGAGATCTACGACAATTTCATCATGAAGGAGCTGCTGGCACACTCCCAT GAATACTCGTCGGAAGCGGTGTCCCACGTTCATAAATACCTTATGAAAAACGAGGTTCCCGTTAATTTGTTCGAG CCGTATATCGAGGAGATTTTTAATCACTTGAGAGCGGAACCGTTCAAAAAGTTTCTCGAGAG cgAGAAGTACACGCGATTTTGTCAATGGAAAAACTTAGAATTGAACATGCAG CTGACAATGAACGACTTCAGTGTACATCGAATAATAGGAAGAGGCGGATTTGGAGAAGTTTACGGGTGTCGAAAAGCAGACACGGGAAAAATGTACGCGATGAAATGCCTTGacaaaaaacgaataaaaatgaagcaaGGCGAAACTTTAGCGCTCAACGAAAGGATAATGCTTTCGGCAGTCAGTACCGGA GTCGATTGTCCATTTATAGTATGCATGACGTACGCCTTCCAAACGCCGGACAAACTGTGTTTCATTCTGGATCTGATGAACGGTGGCGATCTTCATTACCATCTAAGTCAGCACGGAGTGTTCAACGAACGAGAGATGAAGTTTTACGCGGCAGAAGTGATATTGGGATTGGAACACATGCACCGTAGATACATCGTTTACAGAGACCTGAAGCCGGCCAATATCCTTCTGGACGAGCATGGCCACGTCAGAATATCGGATTTGGGGTTGGCTTGCGATTTCTCCAAAAAGAAACCGCATGCAAGCGT agGAACGCACGGATATATGGCACCGGAAGTGCTTTCGAAAGGTGTAACCTACGATTCCAGCGCCGATTGGTTCTCGTTCGGTTGTATGctgcataaattattaaaaggtCATAGTCCATTCAGACAACACAAAACTAAAGACAAACATGAAATAGATCACATGACATTAACCAAG aacGTAGAGCTGCCAGAAACGTTCTCACGAGAATTGCGCTCATTGCTGGAAGGTCTGCTACAACGAGATATCAACAACAGACTTGGATGTCGAGGTGCAGGTGCGGACGAGTTAAAAGAACACCCGTTTTTCAGTGGTATCGATTGGCAACAAGTTTATCTCCAGAAATACACGCCACCGCTTATACCACCGCGCGGCGAGGTGAACGCCGCAGATGCCTTTGATATCGGCTCCTTTGACGAGGAAGACACTAAGGGTATCAAATTGACGGATGCGGATCAAGAACTGTACAAAAATTTCCCTCTAACCATCTCGGAGAGATGGCAAGCTGAGGTAGCCGAAACTGTGTTCGAGACAATCAATAACGAAGCGGATAAG ttggaaaataagaaaaaagctaAACAGAAACAGCGATTCGACGCGGATGAAAAag GATCTGATTGCATTTTACAcggttatattaaaaaattgggtGGTCCTTTCGCGAGTGCATGGCAAACGCGTTATGCAAAACTGTATCCTAATAGATTAGAATTGCATCCCGAGTCCACGACAAAGCCTGAACTTGTTTTTCTTGACCAg gttGAAGAAGTTAGCGCGGATTTTCAGCACGTGAAAGGGGAACAATGTATTGTCGTCCGTATGAGAGACGCAAAAATAGTACTTACAAATCCA gaTGAGATCAGTTTGAAAGAATGGGCATTGTCACTGAGATCCGCGCATAAATGTTCGATGGAAATGCTGGGCAGTATGGCAAAGAAAGCCGGTAAGATCTACGGGACTGAAAGAGACGCAGTAATTCCGGCAATGCAGCGCTCGACGAATGGCAACTAG
- the LOC107992508 gene encoding G protein-coupled receptor kinase 1 isoform X5: MKELLAHSHEYSSEAVSHVHKYLMKNEVPVNLFEPYIEEIFNHLRAEPFKKFLESEKYTRFCQWKNLELNMQLTMNDFSVHRIIGRGGFGEVYGCRKADTGKMYAMKCLDKKRIKMKQGETLALNERIMLSAVSTGVDCPFIVCMTYAFQTPDKLCFILDLMNGGDLHYHLSQHGVFNEREMKFYAAEVILGLEHMHRRYIVYRDLKPANILLDEHGHVRISDLGLACDFSKKKPHASVGTHGYMAPEVLSKGVTYDSSADWFSFGCMLHKLLKGHSPFRQHKTKDKHEIDHMTLTKNVELPETFSRELRSLLEGLLQRDINNRLGCRGAGADELKEHPFFSGIDWQQVYLQKYTPPLIPPRGEVNAADAFDIGSFDEEDTKGIKLTDADQELYKNFPLTISERWQAEVAETVFETINNEADKLENKKKAKQKQRFDADEKGSDCILHGYIKKLGGPFASAWQTRYAKLYPNRLELHPESTTKPELVFLDQVEEVSADFQHVKGEQCIVVRMRDAKIVLTNPDEISLKEWALSLRSAHKCSMEMLGSMAKKAGKIYGTERDAVIPAMQRSTNGN; encoded by the exons ATGAAGGAGCTGCTGGCACACTCCCAT GAATACTCGTCGGAAGCGGTGTCCCACGTTCATAAATACCTTATGAAAAACGAGGTTCCCGTTAATTTGTTCGAG CCGTATATCGAGGAGATTTTTAATCACTTGAGAGCGGAACCGTTCAAAAAGTTTCTCGAGAG cgAGAAGTACACGCGATTTTGTCAATGGAAAAACTTAGAATTGAACATGCAG CTGACAATGAACGACTTCAGTGTACATCGAATAATAGGAAGAGGCGGATTTGGAGAAGTTTACGGGTGTCGAAAAGCAGACACGGGAAAAATGTACGCGATGAAATGCCTTGacaaaaaacgaataaaaatgaagcaaGGCGAAACTTTAGCGCTCAACGAAAGGATAATGCTTTCGGCAGTCAGTACCGGA GTCGATTGTCCATTTATAGTATGCATGACGTACGCCTTCCAAACGCCGGACAAACTGTGTTTCATTCTGGATCTGATGAACGGTGGCGATCTTCATTACCATCTAAGTCAGCACGGAGTGTTCAACGAACGAGAGATGAAGTTTTACGCGGCAGAAGTGATATTGGGATTGGAACACATGCACCGTAGATACATCGTTTACAGAGACCTGAAGCCGGCCAATATCCTTCTGGACGAGCATGGCCACGTCAGAATATCGGATTTGGGGTTGGCTTGCGATTTCTCCAAAAAGAAACCGCATGCAAGCGT agGAACGCACGGATATATGGCACCGGAAGTGCTTTCGAAAGGTGTAACCTACGATTCCAGCGCCGATTGGTTCTCGTTCGGTTGTATGctgcataaattattaaaaggtCATAGTCCATTCAGACAACACAAAACTAAAGACAAACATGAAATAGATCACATGACATTAACCAAG aacGTAGAGCTGCCAGAAACGTTCTCACGAGAATTGCGCTCATTGCTGGAAGGTCTGCTACAACGAGATATCAACAACAGACTTGGATGTCGAGGTGCAGGTGCGGACGAGTTAAAAGAACACCCGTTTTTCAGTGGTATCGATTGGCAACAAGTTTATCTCCAGAAATACACGCCACCGCTTATACCACCGCGCGGCGAGGTGAACGCCGCAGATGCCTTTGATATCGGCTCCTTTGACGAGGAAGACACTAAGGGTATCAAATTGACGGATGCGGATCAAGAACTGTACAAAAATTTCCCTCTAACCATCTCGGAGAGATGGCAAGCTGAGGTAGCCGAAACTGTGTTCGAGACAATCAATAACGAAGCGGATAAG ttggaaaataagaaaaaagctaAACAGAAACAGCGATTCGACGCGGATGAAAAag GATCTGATTGCATTTTACAcggttatattaaaaaattgggtGGTCCTTTCGCGAGTGCATGGCAAACGCGTTATGCAAAACTGTATCCTAATAGATTAGAATTGCATCCCGAGTCCACGACAAAGCCTGAACTTGTTTTTCTTGACCAg gttGAAGAAGTTAGCGCGGATTTTCAGCACGTGAAAGGGGAACAATGTATTGTCGTCCGTATGAGAGACGCAAAAATAGTACTTACAAATCCA gaTGAGATCAGTTTGAAAGAATGGGCATTGTCACTGAGATCCGCGCATAAATGTTCGATGGAAATGCTGGGCAGTATGGCAAAGAAAGCCGGTAAGATCTACGGGACTGAAAGAGACGCAGTAATTCCGGCAATGCAGCGCTCGACGAATGGCAACTAG
- the LOC107992508 gene encoding G protein-coupled receptor kinase 1 isoform X4, whose protein sequence is MKYLFLHPGSSIVYEYSSEAVSHVHKYLMKNEVPVNLFEPYIEEIFNHLRAEPFKKFLESEKYTRFCQWKNLELNMQLTMNDFSVHRIIGRGGFGEVYGCRKADTGKMYAMKCLDKKRIKMKQGETLALNERIMLSAVSTGVDCPFIVCMTYAFQTPDKLCFILDLMNGGDLHYHLSQHGVFNEREMKFYAAEVILGLEHMHRRYIVYRDLKPANILLDEHGHVRISDLGLACDFSKKKPHASVGTHGYMAPEVLSKGVTYDSSADWFSFGCMLHKLLKGHSPFRQHKTKDKHEIDHMTLTKNVELPETFSRELRSLLEGLLQRDINNRLGCRGAGADELKEHPFFSGIDWQQVYLQKYTPPLIPPRGEVNAADAFDIGSFDEEDTKGIKLTDADQELYKNFPLTISERWQAEVAETVFETINNEADKLENKKKAKQKQRFDADEKGSDCILHGYIKKLGGPFASAWQTRYAKLYPNRLELHPESTTKPELVFLDQVEEVSADFQHVKGEQCIVVRMRDAKIVLTNPDEISLKEWALSLRSAHKCSMEMLGSMAKKAGKIYGTERDAVIPAMQRSTNGN, encoded by the exons ATGAAATACTTGTTTCTTCATCCCGGCTCGAGCATTGTTTAC GAATACTCGTCGGAAGCGGTGTCCCACGTTCATAAATACCTTATGAAAAACGAGGTTCCCGTTAATTTGTTCGAG CCGTATATCGAGGAGATTTTTAATCACTTGAGAGCGGAACCGTTCAAAAAGTTTCTCGAGAG cgAGAAGTACACGCGATTTTGTCAATGGAAAAACTTAGAATTGAACATGCAG CTGACAATGAACGACTTCAGTGTACATCGAATAATAGGAAGAGGCGGATTTGGAGAAGTTTACGGGTGTCGAAAAGCAGACACGGGAAAAATGTACGCGATGAAATGCCTTGacaaaaaacgaataaaaatgaagcaaGGCGAAACTTTAGCGCTCAACGAAAGGATAATGCTTTCGGCAGTCAGTACCGGA GTCGATTGTCCATTTATAGTATGCATGACGTACGCCTTCCAAACGCCGGACAAACTGTGTTTCATTCTGGATCTGATGAACGGTGGCGATCTTCATTACCATCTAAGTCAGCACGGAGTGTTCAACGAACGAGAGATGAAGTTTTACGCGGCAGAAGTGATATTGGGATTGGAACACATGCACCGTAGATACATCGTTTACAGAGACCTGAAGCCGGCCAATATCCTTCTGGACGAGCATGGCCACGTCAGAATATCGGATTTGGGGTTGGCTTGCGATTTCTCCAAAAAGAAACCGCATGCAAGCGT agGAACGCACGGATATATGGCACCGGAAGTGCTTTCGAAAGGTGTAACCTACGATTCCAGCGCCGATTGGTTCTCGTTCGGTTGTATGctgcataaattattaaaaggtCATAGTCCATTCAGACAACACAAAACTAAAGACAAACATGAAATAGATCACATGACATTAACCAAG aacGTAGAGCTGCCAGAAACGTTCTCACGAGAATTGCGCTCATTGCTGGAAGGTCTGCTACAACGAGATATCAACAACAGACTTGGATGTCGAGGTGCAGGTGCGGACGAGTTAAAAGAACACCCGTTTTTCAGTGGTATCGATTGGCAACAAGTTTATCTCCAGAAATACACGCCACCGCTTATACCACCGCGCGGCGAGGTGAACGCCGCAGATGCCTTTGATATCGGCTCCTTTGACGAGGAAGACACTAAGGGTATCAAATTGACGGATGCGGATCAAGAACTGTACAAAAATTTCCCTCTAACCATCTCGGAGAGATGGCAAGCTGAGGTAGCCGAAACTGTGTTCGAGACAATCAATAACGAAGCGGATAAG ttggaaaataagaaaaaagctaAACAGAAACAGCGATTCGACGCGGATGAAAAag GATCTGATTGCATTTTACAcggttatattaaaaaattgggtGGTCCTTTCGCGAGTGCATGGCAAACGCGTTATGCAAAACTGTATCCTAATAGATTAGAATTGCATCCCGAGTCCACGACAAAGCCTGAACTTGTTTTTCTTGACCAg gttGAAGAAGTTAGCGCGGATTTTCAGCACGTGAAAGGGGAACAATGTATTGTCGTCCGTATGAGAGACGCAAAAATAGTACTTACAAATCCA gaTGAGATCAGTTTGAAAGAATGGGCATTGTCACTGAGATCCGCGCATAAATGTTCGATGGAAATGCTGGGCAGTATGGCAAAGAAAGCCGGTAAGATCTACGGGACTGAAAGAGACGCAGTAATTCCGGCAATGCAGCGCTCGACGAATGGCAACTAG
- the LOC107992508 gene encoding G protein-coupled receptor kinase 1 isoform X2 — MTRCLYNISGDCVRSVMHKYLEKKKEVNFDKIFNQMFGYLLFKDYCENVAEEPIPQLRFYEEIKAYEKLECPEERRKLAKEIYDNFIMKELLAHSHEYSSEAVSHVHKYLMKNEVPVNLFEPYIEEIFNHLRAEPFKKFLESEKYTRFCQWKNLELNMQLTMNDFSVHRIIGRGGFGEVYGCRKADTGKMYAMKCLDKKRIKMKQGETLALNERIMLSAVSTGVDCPFIVCMTYAFQTPDKLCFILDLMNGGDLHYHLSQHGVFNEREMKFYAAEVILGLEHMHRRYIVYRDLKPANILLDEHGHVRISDLGLACDFSKKKPHASVGTHGYMAPEVLSKGVTYDSSADWFSFGCMLHKLLKGHSPFRQHKTKDKHEIDHMTLTKNVELPETFSRELRSLLEGLLQRDINNRLGCRGAGADELKEHPFFSGIDWQQVYLQKYTPPLIPPRGEVNAADAFDIGSFDEEDTKGIKLTDADQELYKNFPLTISERWQAEVAETVFETINNEADKLENKKKAKQKQRFDADEKGSDCILHGYIKKLGGPFASAWQTRYAKLYPNRLELHPESTTKPELVFLDQVEEVSADFQHVKGEQCIVVRMRDAKIVLTNPDEISLKEWALSLRSAHKCSMEMLGSMAKKAGKIYGTERDAVIPAMQRSTNGN; from the exons ATGACACGATGCTTATACAACATCTCCGGAGACTG TGTGAGAAGCGTAATGCACAAATAtctggaaaagaagaaggaagttaacttcgataaaatattcaatcagaTGTTTG GTTACCTCTTATTCAAAGACTACTGCGAGAATGTGGCGGAGGAGCCGATTCCGCAACTTAGGTTTTACGAAGAG ATCAAGGCGTACGAGAAACTCGAATGCCcggaagagaggagaaaactTGCCAAAGAGATCTACGACAATTTCATCATGAAGGAGCTGCTGGCACACTCCCAT GAATACTCGTCGGAAGCGGTGTCCCACGTTCATAAATACCTTATGAAAAACGAGGTTCCCGTTAATTTGTTCGAG CCGTATATCGAGGAGATTTTTAATCACTTGAGAGCGGAACCGTTCAAAAAGTTTCTCGAGAG cgAGAAGTACACGCGATTTTGTCAATGGAAAAACTTAGAATTGAACATGCAG CTGACAATGAACGACTTCAGTGTACATCGAATAATAGGAAGAGGCGGATTTGGAGAAGTTTACGGGTGTCGAAAAGCAGACACGGGAAAAATGTACGCGATGAAATGCCTTGacaaaaaacgaataaaaatgaagcaaGGCGAAACTTTAGCGCTCAACGAAAGGATAATGCTTTCGGCAGTCAGTACCGGA GTCGATTGTCCATTTATAGTATGCATGACGTACGCCTTCCAAACGCCGGACAAACTGTGTTTCATTCTGGATCTGATGAACGGTGGCGATCTTCATTACCATCTAAGTCAGCACGGAGTGTTCAACGAACGAGAGATGAAGTTTTACGCGGCAGAAGTGATATTGGGATTGGAACACATGCACCGTAGATACATCGTTTACAGAGACCTGAAGCCGGCCAATATCCTTCTGGACGAGCATGGCCACGTCAGAATATCGGATTTGGGGTTGGCTTGCGATTTCTCCAAAAAGAAACCGCATGCAAGCGT agGAACGCACGGATATATGGCACCGGAAGTGCTTTCGAAAGGTGTAACCTACGATTCCAGCGCCGATTGGTTCTCGTTCGGTTGTATGctgcataaattattaaaaggtCATAGTCCATTCAGACAACACAAAACTAAAGACAAACATGAAATAGATCACATGACATTAACCAAG aacGTAGAGCTGCCAGAAACGTTCTCACGAGAATTGCGCTCATTGCTGGAAGGTCTGCTACAACGAGATATCAACAACAGACTTGGATGTCGAGGTGCAGGTGCGGACGAGTTAAAAGAACACCCGTTTTTCAGTGGTATCGATTGGCAACAAGTTTATCTCCAGAAATACACGCCACCGCTTATACCACCGCGCGGCGAGGTGAACGCCGCAGATGCCTTTGATATCGGCTCCTTTGACGAGGAAGACACTAAGGGTATCAAATTGACGGATGCGGATCAAGAACTGTACAAAAATTTCCCTCTAACCATCTCGGAGAGATGGCAAGCTGAGGTAGCCGAAACTGTGTTCGAGACAATCAATAACGAAGCGGATAAG ttggaaaataagaaaaaagctaAACAGAAACAGCGATTCGACGCGGATGAAAAag GATCTGATTGCATTTTACAcggttatattaaaaaattgggtGGTCCTTTCGCGAGTGCATGGCAAACGCGTTATGCAAAACTGTATCCTAATAGATTAGAATTGCATCCCGAGTCCACGACAAAGCCTGAACTTGTTTTTCTTGACCAg gttGAAGAAGTTAGCGCGGATTTTCAGCACGTGAAAGGGGAACAATGTATTGTCGTCCGTATGAGAGACGCAAAAATAGTACTTACAAATCCA gaTGAGATCAGTTTGAAAGAATGGGCATTGTCACTGAGATCCGCGCATAAATGTTCGATGGAAATGCTGGGCAGTATGGCAAAGAAAGCCGGTAAGATCTACGGGACTGAAAGAGACGCAGTAATTCCGGCAATGCAGCGCTCGACGAATGGCAACTAG
- the LOC107992508 gene encoding G protein-coupled receptor kinase 1 isoform X1 translates to MADLEAVLADVSYLMAMEKSKSTPAARASKKIILPDPSVRSVMHKYLEKKKEVNFDKIFNQMFGYLLFKDYCENVAEEPIPQLRFYEEIKAYEKLECPEERRKLAKEIYDNFIMKELLAHSHEYSSEAVSHVHKYLMKNEVPVNLFEPYIEEIFNHLRAEPFKKFLESEKYTRFCQWKNLELNMQLTMNDFSVHRIIGRGGFGEVYGCRKADTGKMYAMKCLDKKRIKMKQGETLALNERIMLSAVSTGVDCPFIVCMTYAFQTPDKLCFILDLMNGGDLHYHLSQHGVFNEREMKFYAAEVILGLEHMHRRYIVYRDLKPANILLDEHGHVRISDLGLACDFSKKKPHASVGTHGYMAPEVLSKGVTYDSSADWFSFGCMLHKLLKGHSPFRQHKTKDKHEIDHMTLTKNVELPETFSRELRSLLEGLLQRDINNRLGCRGAGADELKEHPFFSGIDWQQVYLQKYTPPLIPPRGEVNAADAFDIGSFDEEDTKGIKLTDADQELYKNFPLTISERWQAEVAETVFETINNEADKLENKKKAKQKQRFDADEKGSDCILHGYIKKLGGPFASAWQTRYAKLYPNRLELHPESTTKPELVFLDQVEEVSADFQHVKGEQCIVVRMRDAKIVLTNPDEISLKEWALSLRSAHKCSMEMLGSMAKKAGKIYGTERDAVIPAMQRSTNGN, encoded by the exons ATGGCGGACCTCGAGGCGGTGCTGGCCGACGTCAGCTACTTGATGGCTATGGAGAAGAGCAAAAGCACACCGGCCGCTCGTGCAAGCAAGAAAATCATTTTGCCCGATCCCAG TGTGAGAAGCGTAATGCACAAATAtctggaaaagaagaaggaagttaacttcgataaaatattcaatcagaTGTTTG GTTACCTCTTATTCAAAGACTACTGCGAGAATGTGGCGGAGGAGCCGATTCCGCAACTTAGGTTTTACGAAGAG ATCAAGGCGTACGAGAAACTCGAATGCCcggaagagaggagaaaactTGCCAAAGAGATCTACGACAATTTCATCATGAAGGAGCTGCTGGCACACTCCCAT GAATACTCGTCGGAAGCGGTGTCCCACGTTCATAAATACCTTATGAAAAACGAGGTTCCCGTTAATTTGTTCGAG CCGTATATCGAGGAGATTTTTAATCACTTGAGAGCGGAACCGTTCAAAAAGTTTCTCGAGAG cgAGAAGTACACGCGATTTTGTCAATGGAAAAACTTAGAATTGAACATGCAG CTGACAATGAACGACTTCAGTGTACATCGAATAATAGGAAGAGGCGGATTTGGAGAAGTTTACGGGTGTCGAAAAGCAGACACGGGAAAAATGTACGCGATGAAATGCCTTGacaaaaaacgaataaaaatgaagcaaGGCGAAACTTTAGCGCTCAACGAAAGGATAATGCTTTCGGCAGTCAGTACCGGA GTCGATTGTCCATTTATAGTATGCATGACGTACGCCTTCCAAACGCCGGACAAACTGTGTTTCATTCTGGATCTGATGAACGGTGGCGATCTTCATTACCATCTAAGTCAGCACGGAGTGTTCAACGAACGAGAGATGAAGTTTTACGCGGCAGAAGTGATATTGGGATTGGAACACATGCACCGTAGATACATCGTTTACAGAGACCTGAAGCCGGCCAATATCCTTCTGGACGAGCATGGCCACGTCAGAATATCGGATTTGGGGTTGGCTTGCGATTTCTCCAAAAAGAAACCGCATGCAAGCGT agGAACGCACGGATATATGGCACCGGAAGTGCTTTCGAAAGGTGTAACCTACGATTCCAGCGCCGATTGGTTCTCGTTCGGTTGTATGctgcataaattattaaaaggtCATAGTCCATTCAGACAACACAAAACTAAAGACAAACATGAAATAGATCACATGACATTAACCAAG aacGTAGAGCTGCCAGAAACGTTCTCACGAGAATTGCGCTCATTGCTGGAAGGTCTGCTACAACGAGATATCAACAACAGACTTGGATGTCGAGGTGCAGGTGCGGACGAGTTAAAAGAACACCCGTTTTTCAGTGGTATCGATTGGCAACAAGTTTATCTCCAGAAATACACGCCACCGCTTATACCACCGCGCGGCGAGGTGAACGCCGCAGATGCCTTTGATATCGGCTCCTTTGACGAGGAAGACACTAAGGGTATCAAATTGACGGATGCGGATCAAGAACTGTACAAAAATTTCCCTCTAACCATCTCGGAGAGATGGCAAGCTGAGGTAGCCGAAACTGTGTTCGAGACAATCAATAACGAAGCGGATAAG ttggaaaataagaaaaaagctaAACAGAAACAGCGATTCGACGCGGATGAAAAag GATCTGATTGCATTTTACAcggttatattaaaaaattgggtGGTCCTTTCGCGAGTGCATGGCAAACGCGTTATGCAAAACTGTATCCTAATAGATTAGAATTGCATCCCGAGTCCACGACAAAGCCTGAACTTGTTTTTCTTGACCAg gttGAAGAAGTTAGCGCGGATTTTCAGCACGTGAAAGGGGAACAATGTATTGTCGTCCGTATGAGAGACGCAAAAATAGTACTTACAAATCCA gaTGAGATCAGTTTGAAAGAATGGGCATTGTCACTGAGATCCGCGCATAAATGTTCGATGGAAATGCTGGGCAGTATGGCAAAGAAAGCCGGTAAGATCTACGGGACTGAAAGAGACGCAGTAATTCCGGCAATGCAGCGCTCGACGAATGGCAACTAG